From one Streptomyces sp. R41 genomic stretch:
- a CDS encoding PadR family transcriptional regulator, producing MLELAILGFLYDAPLHGYELRKRISALTGHVKPVAESTLYPAIKRLEKADLLARATQPGSVAAPRHVLTLTEEGRSELRRRLAEPVLRDITDENRWFTVLAFLRHLEAPGVQAAVLRRRLAFLEEPASFFYDGDRPLRAEELDDPFRRGILTIARATSRAELAWLRATIDSLDAGGR from the coding sequence ATGCTGGAGCTGGCCATCCTCGGTTTTCTGTACGACGCCCCGCTGCACGGCTACGAGCTGCGCAAGCGCATCAGCGCGCTGACCGGGCATGTGAAGCCCGTCGCGGAGAGCACGCTGTATCCCGCGATCAAGCGGCTGGAGAAGGCGGACCTGCTGGCGCGGGCGACCCAGCCCGGTTCAGTGGCCGCCCCCCGTCATGTCCTCACACTCACCGAGGAAGGCAGAAGCGAGCTGCGCCGCCGGCTCGCGGAACCGGTACTGCGCGACATCACCGACGAGAACCGCTGGTTCACGGTGCTCGCCTTCCTCAGACACCTGGAGGCCCCGGGGGTACAGGCCGCTGTACTGCGGCGCAGGCTCGCCTTCCTGGAGGAGCCCGCGAGCTTCTTCTACGACGGTGACCGACCGCTGCGCGCCGAGGAACTGGACGACCCCTTCCGGCGGGGCATCCTCACCATCGCGCGGGCCACGAGCCGCGCCGAACTGGCATGGCTGCGGGCCACGATCGACTCACTCGACGCGGGTGGCCGGTGA
- the xylB gene encoding xylulokinase encodes MSAAEGPLVVGVDTSTQSTKVLVVDASTGQVVASGQAPHTVSTGAGRESDPRQWWDALCEALHQCGDAAREAAAVSIGGQQHGLVTLDAQGDPVRPALLWNDVRSAPQARRLVEELGGPKAWAERTGSVPGPSFTVTKWAWLAENEPDAVRATAAVRLPHDYLTERLTGQGTTDRGDASGTGWWASGTETYDEEVLAHVGLDPALLPHIVRPGEVAGTVHARGGLPFSRGTLVAAGTGDNAAAALGLGLRPGTPVLSLGTSGTVYAVSTRRPADPTGTVAGFADARGDWLPLACTLNCTLAVDRVAALLGLDREAVEPGAGVTLLPYLDGERTPNLPHASGLLHGLRHDTTGGQLLQAAYDGAVHSLLGALDLVLDEDADRSAPLLLIGGGARGTAWQDTVRRLSGRPVQVPEAKELVALGAAAQAAGLLTGEDPAAVARRWNTASGPVLDAVERDEGTLARIAGVLSDAAPLLEPEPNRN; translated from the coding sequence ATGTCAGCAGCCGAGGGTCCGCTCGTCGTCGGGGTGGACACATCCACCCAGTCCACCAAGGTCCTGGTCGTCGACGCGTCGACCGGACAGGTTGTGGCGAGCGGACAGGCACCGCACACCGTCTCCACGGGGGCGGGCCGCGAGAGCGACCCGCGGCAGTGGTGGGACGCGCTCTGCGAGGCCCTGCACCAGTGCGGGGACGCGGCACGCGAGGCCGCGGCGGTGTCGATCGGCGGTCAGCAGCACGGGCTCGTCACCCTCGACGCCCAGGGCGATCCCGTACGCCCTGCCCTGCTGTGGAACGACGTGCGCTCGGCGCCCCAGGCGCGTCGGCTCGTCGAGGAGCTGGGCGGTCCGAAGGCCTGGGCCGAACGGACCGGAAGTGTGCCCGGCCCCTCGTTCACGGTCACGAAATGGGCCTGGCTGGCCGAGAACGAGCCGGACGCCGTCCGTGCGACCGCGGCCGTACGACTCCCCCACGACTACCTCACCGAACGGCTCACCGGACAGGGCACGACCGACCGCGGTGATGCCTCCGGTACGGGCTGGTGGGCGTCCGGGACCGAGACGTACGACGAAGAGGTCCTCGCCCACGTCGGCCTCGACCCGGCGCTGCTCCCGCACATCGTCCGGCCCGGTGAGGTGGCCGGAACCGTGCACGCCCGCGGTGGGCTGCCGTTCTCCCGGGGCACACTGGTCGCCGCGGGCACCGGCGACAACGCGGCCGCCGCGCTCGGCCTGGGGCTGCGCCCCGGCACCCCGGTACTGAGCCTCGGCACTTCCGGCACGGTGTACGCCGTTTCGACGCGGCGCCCCGCCGACCCGACCGGCACCGTGGCGGGCTTCGCCGACGCGCGTGGCGACTGGCTCCCGCTGGCCTGCACACTGAACTGCACCCTGGCTGTCGACCGCGTCGCCGCACTGCTGGGCCTCGACCGCGAGGCCGTCGAGCCGGGCGCGGGCGTGACGCTGCTCCCCTACCTGGACGGTGAGCGCACGCCGAACCTGCCGCACGCCTCCGGACTGCTGCACGGGCTCAGGCACGACACGACGGGCGGGCAGCTGCTCCAGGCGGCGTACGACGGCGCGGTCCACTCGTTGCTGGGCGCTCTCGACCTGGTGCTCGACGAGGACGCCGACCGCTCCGCTCCGCTGCTGCTGATCGGCGGCGGCGCGCGAGGAACGGCCTGGCAGGACACGGTTCGCCGGCTGTCGGGGCGGCCCGTTCAGGTGCCCGAGGCCAAGGAACTGGTCGCGCTGGGGGCCGCCGCACAGGCCGCGGGCCTGCTGACCGGCGAGGACCCGGCCGCGGTCGCCCGGCGCTGGAACACCGCCAGCGGGCCCGTGCTCGACGCCGTGGAGCGGGACGAGGGGACGCTCGCGAGGATCGCCGGGGTACTCTCCGACGCGGCCCCGCTGCTGGAGCCGGAGCCGAACCGGAACTGA
- a CDS encoding SWF or SNF family helicase — protein sequence MTDRNEERTFAALPSARGRGFAQTWWGQAWLKALEDAALDSEQVKTGRGLARAGAVGAVSVRPGRITAVVQDHDRTAHRADVLLQELSGEQWDRFLNMAVERAGHIAALLDRDMPPHLVEDAAAAGVELLPGLGDLEAECDCGAWDHCGHTAALCYQMARLLDEDPFVLLLMRGRGERRLMDELQERTSAPVRESPVTSREGVDAAAAYAAGDILPPLPALPELPAEPGQPPSLDMETTPAPGVDPAAVEFLAAAATGEAYRLLAEALGSGHGQRAVETELSLGQDAVRLAAGGAEQAITRRLAEGSGRDREELQLAIRAWRYGGVAALSVLEDEWAVEAESLARARAALESAWDEDERPRLRATRNRWTAVGASTQLRLGRDDRWWPYRMEQGRWAPAGPAVRDPATALATAEGNPMNG from the coding sequence ATGACGGATCGCAACGAGGAGCGTACGTTCGCCGCGCTGCCGTCCGCGCGCGGGCGGGGCTTCGCGCAGACGTGGTGGGGCCAGGCCTGGCTGAAGGCCCTGGAGGACGCGGCGTTGGACTCCGAGCAGGTGAAGACGGGCCGCGGGCTGGCGCGCGCCGGGGCGGTGGGCGCCGTGTCGGTCCGTCCGGGGCGCATCACGGCCGTCGTCCAGGACCACGACCGCACCGCACACCGGGCGGATGTCCTGCTTCAGGAGCTGTCCGGGGAGCAGTGGGACCGCTTCCTCAACATGGCCGTAGAGCGCGCGGGGCACATCGCGGCGCTGCTCGACCGCGACATGCCGCCGCATCTTGTCGAGGACGCGGCGGCCGCCGGAGTCGAACTCCTGCCGGGACTCGGCGATCTGGAGGCGGAGTGCGACTGCGGTGCCTGGGACCACTGTGGACACACGGCCGCGCTCTGCTACCAGATGGCGCGGTTGCTGGACGAGGATCCGTTCGTGCTGCTGTTGATGCGGGGGCGCGGCGAACGCCGCCTGATGGATGAGCTCCAGGAGCGCACCAGCGCGCCCGTGCGGGAGTCGCCGGTCACCAGCCGGGAAGGCGTGGACGCGGCCGCGGCGTACGCCGCCGGGGACATCCTGCCGCCGCTACCAGCTCTTCCCGAACTGCCCGCCGAGCCCGGGCAGCCCCCCTCCCTGGACATGGAGACCACGCCCGCGCCAGGAGTCGACCCGGCCGCGGTGGAGTTCCTCGCGGCCGCCGCCACGGGCGAGGCGTACCGGCTGCTCGCCGAGGCACTCGGTTCCGGACACGGACAGCGGGCGGTCGAGACTGAGTTGTCACTGGGCCAGGACGCGGTCCGGCTGGCCGCGGGCGGCGCGGAGCAGGCGATCACCCGGCGGCTCGCCGAGGGTTCGGGACGCGATCGCGAGGAGCTGCAACTCGCCATACGGGCCTGGCGGTACGGGGGCGTGGCAGCGCTGTCCGTCCTCGAGGACGAGTGGGCCGTGGAGGCGGAATCGCTGGCACGCGCGCGTGCGGCGCTGGAGTCCGCCTGGGACGAGGACGAGCGGCCACGGCTGCGCGCCACACGCAATCGCTGGACGGCGGTCGGCGCGTCCACTCAGCTGCGTCTGGGGCGCGACGACCGGTGGTGGCCGTATCGCATGGAGCAGGGCCGCTGGGCCCCGGCCGGACCGGCGGTGAGGGATCCGGCAACGGCACTCGCCACGGCGGAAGGAAACCCGATGAATGGTTGA
- the xylA gene encoding xylose isomerase translates to MNYQPTPEDRFTFGLWTVGWQGRDPFGDATRRALDPVESVQRLAELGAYGVTFHDDDLIPFGSSDSERESHIKRFRQALDATGLKVPMATTNLFTHPVFKDGAFTANDRDVRRYALRKTIRNVDLAVELGAQTYVAWGGREGAESGAAKDVRVALDRMKEAFDLLGEYVTSQGYDLKFAIEPKPNEPRGDILLPTVGHALAFIERLERPELYGVNPEVGHEQMAGLNFPHGIAQALWAGKLFHIDLNGQSGIKYDQDLRFGAGDLRSAFWLVDLLESAGYEGPKHFDFKPPRTEDLDGVWASAAGCMRNYLILRERSSAFRADPEVQEALRASRLDELAQPTAADGLKGLLADRAAFEDFDVEAAAARGMAFERLDQLAMDHLLGARG, encoded by the coding sequence ATGAACTACCAGCCCACCCCCGAGGACAGGTTCACCTTCGGCCTGTGGACCGTCGGCTGGCAGGGAAGGGACCCGTTCGGCGACGCCACCCGGCGCGCCCTGGACCCGGTCGAATCGGTGCAGCGTCTGGCCGAGCTCGGCGCCTACGGAGTGACCTTCCACGACGACGACCTGATCCCCTTCGGATCCTCGGACAGCGAGCGCGAGTCGCACATCAAGCGGTTCAGGCAGGCCCTGGACGCGACGGGTCTGAAGGTGCCGATGGCCACCACCAACCTGTTCACGCACCCCGTCTTCAAGGACGGCGCGTTCACCGCGAACGACCGTGACGTCCGCCGCTACGCGCTGCGCAAGACGATCCGCAACGTCGACCTGGCCGTCGAGCTGGGCGCCCAGACGTACGTCGCCTGGGGCGGCCGGGAGGGTGCTGAGTCCGGCGCCGCCAAGGACGTACGCGTGGCCCTCGACCGCATGAAGGAGGCCTTCGACCTCCTCGGTGAGTATGTGACCTCCCAGGGCTACGACCTGAAGTTCGCGATCGAGCCGAAGCCGAACGAGCCGCGGGGCGACATCCTGCTGCCCACCGTCGGCCACGCCCTCGCGTTCATCGAGCGCCTGGAGCGCCCGGAGCTGTACGGCGTCAACCCCGAGGTGGGCCACGAGCAGATGGCCGGACTGAACTTCCCGCACGGCATCGCGCAGGCCCTGTGGGCGGGCAAGCTGTTCCACATCGACCTCAACGGCCAGTCCGGCATCAAGTACGACCAGGACCTCCGCTTCGGAGCGGGTGATCTGCGCTCCGCGTTCTGGCTGGTCGACCTCCTGGAGAGCGCCGGTTACGAGGGGCCCAAGCACTTCGACTTCAAGCCGCCGCGGACCGAGGACCTCGACGGAGTGTGGGCGTCGGCGGCCGGATGCATGCGCAACTACCTGATCCTGCGCGAGCGTTCCTCGGCCTTCCGTGCCGACCCCGAGGTCCAGGAGGCACTGCGTGCCTCGCGCCTGGACGAGCTGGCGCAGCCCACGGCTGCGGACGGACTGAAGGGGCTGCTCGCCGACCGCGCGGCCTTCGAGGACTTCGATGTGGAGGCGGCCGCCGCGCGCGGGATGGCCTTCGAGCGCCTGGACCAGCTGGCGATGGACCACCTGCTCGGTGCGCGGGGCTGA
- a CDS encoding acyl-CoA desaturase: MPQTAAVLAEHPSGASVGQTPGSEFAPLLRTVKDRGLLKRRHGWYAREVAANALALAAVVTGVTLIGNSWWTLLLAPVLAVLAARTAFIGHDAGHSQITGNKTVSRLIGVIHGNLLLGMSYSWWNDKHNRHHANPNHIDKDPDVVADVLVFTSEQAKDRSGFRRRLTRNQAWLFFPLTLLEGVALKVHGFQDLRRQPLRERSVEALLLVAHVVAYATLLLTSMPLGKALAFAALHQALFGLHLGMAFAPNHKGMEMPDPDGERWGHLRRQVLTSRNVRGAVLTDWFLGGLNYQIEHHLFPSMPRPHLRLAQPLVRAHCQELGISYTETGLVDSYRQALRHMHEVGEPLRVE, from the coding sequence ATGCCCCAGACCGCCGCAGTCCTCGCGGAACACCCTTCAGGGGCGAGCGTCGGGCAGACCCCCGGAAGCGAGTTCGCGCCTCTCCTGCGCACCGTCAAGGACCGGGGACTCCTCAAGCGGCGCCACGGCTGGTACGCGCGCGAGGTCGCTGCGAACGCGCTGGCCCTGGCCGCTGTCGTGACCGGCGTCACCCTGATCGGCAACTCCTGGTGGACGCTGCTCCTCGCTCCGGTGCTCGCCGTCCTCGCCGCCCGAACGGCGTTCATAGGCCACGACGCGGGCCACTCCCAGATCACCGGCAACAAGACCGTCAGCCGCCTGATCGGCGTTATCCACGGCAACCTGCTCCTGGGGATGAGCTATTCGTGGTGGAACGACAAGCACAATCGCCACCACGCCAACCCGAACCACATCGACAAGGACCCCGACGTCGTCGCCGACGTCCTGGTGTTCACGAGTGAACAGGCCAAGGACCGATCCGGCTTCCGGCGCCGGCTCACCCGGAACCAGGCCTGGCTCTTCTTCCCGCTCACCCTCCTCGAAGGCGTCGCCCTCAAGGTCCACGGCTTCCAAGATCTTCGCCGGCAGCCGCTGCGTGAGCGGTCCGTGGAGGCCCTGCTGCTGGTCGCCCACGTCGTCGCGTACGCGACCCTGCTGCTCACCTCCATGCCCCTCGGCAAAGCCTTGGCCTTCGCCGCCCTCCACCAGGCGCTGTTCGGCCTGCACCTGGGCATGGCCTTCGCGCCCAACCACAAGGGCATGGAAATGCCCGACCCGGACGGCGAGCGATGGGGGCATCTGCGTCGCCAAGTGCTCACCTCGCGCAATGTCCGGGGAGCTGTTCTGACGGACTGGTTCCTCGGTGGTCTGAACTACCAGATCGAGCACCATTTGTTCCCCAGCATGCCCCGCCCCCATCTGCGACTTGCCCAGCCCCTGGTACGGGCGCACTGCCAGGAGTTGGGTATCTCCTACACGGAGACCGGGCTCGTCGACTCCTACCGGCAGGCCCTCCGCCACATGCATGAGGTCGGGGAGCCTCTCAGGGTTGAGTAG
- a CDS encoding SNF2-related protein — translation MQRIPAATPAEISELARCCAVFVPADPSRTGCVAFWRPEGDSPPPVASGSAEELTVALPADEGVELVTVPAVLLPVRAALPVLTRARAAPQVHRATAFWGAAAVLALQFAARGLLLPGLSASDHDTWRTGPLRAQDLERIRELAAAMPPHAHAMPVDGAEPPRLPEPEPLLRAFLDAVADALPRSPAAALAAGGPSFAAPEPQHMPEQRAWTTDVAAVHDADVRISLRVEVPGLASAVSDETRLPFRAVLQLHSVSDPALVADASAVWAGSSSFGPRARMDALLALRRAARAWAPLTPLLAAAVPDAVELADEEVAELLGEAARTLAFAGVDVHWPKELARKLTARAVIGPPDEEEGPGKPSSDAPSFLSADALLAFNWWFALGDQQLTRQELDLLAEANRPMVRLRDQWVLVDPREVKRAQAQQDRKVTPVDALSAALTGSTEVDGRRVEVRPTGWLAALRERLADPEGQEPVGQPAALHATLRDYQARGLNWLARMTSLGLGGCLADDMGLGKTITLIALHLHRQTDQSAAGPTLVVCPASLMGNWQREIEKFAPGTPVRRFHGSRRSLEDVAGCEFVLTTYGTMRLDAPRLDEMAWGMVVADEAQHVKNPYSATARALRTIGARARVALTGTPVENNLSELWAILDWTTPGLLGRLGTFRTRYAQAVEGGQDPAAAERLAQLVRPFLLRRRKSDPGIAPELPPKTETDRAVSLTKEQAGLYEAMVRETLTEISGADSMARRGLIVKLLTGLKQICNHPAQFLKEDRPKIPGRSGKLELLDELLDTILSEGASVLVFTQYVRMARLIERHLAARGVSTQFLHGGTPINQREAMVQRFQEGEIPVFLLSLKAAGTGLNLTRAEHVVHYDRWWNPAVEAQATDRAYRIGQSRPVQVHRLIAEGTIEDRIADMLRRKQQLADAVLGAGEAALTELTDAELADLVELRGGAR, via the coding sequence GTGCAGAGGATTCCCGCGGCAACCCCCGCCGAGATCTCCGAACTGGCCCGCTGCTGTGCCGTGTTCGTGCCCGCCGATCCCTCCCGTACCGGCTGCGTCGCGTTCTGGCGCCCCGAAGGCGACTCCCCTCCCCCGGTGGCGTCCGGCTCTGCTGAGGAGTTGACTGTCGCGCTGCCCGCGGACGAGGGCGTCGAGCTCGTGACCGTGCCCGCCGTGCTGCTTCCTGTACGGGCCGCTCTCCCGGTCCTCACACGCGCGCGTGCCGCCCCGCAGGTTCACCGGGCGACCGCGTTCTGGGGCGCGGCCGCCGTGCTCGCCCTCCAGTTCGCCGCGCGCGGACTACTGCTGCCGGGGCTGTCGGCGAGCGACCACGACACGTGGCGGACGGGTCCGTTGCGCGCGCAGGACCTGGAGCGGATCCGTGAGCTGGCGGCCGCGATGCCTCCCCACGCGCACGCGATGCCGGTGGACGGCGCCGAACCGCCACGGCTGCCGGAGCCCGAGCCGTTGCTGCGCGCCTTCCTGGACGCGGTCGCCGACGCGTTGCCCCGCTCACCCGCGGCGGCGCTCGCTGCGGGCGGTCCGTCCTTCGCGGCGCCGGAGCCCCAGCACATGCCCGAGCAGCGCGCCTGGACCACAGATGTCGCCGCCGTGCACGACGCGGACGTACGGATCTCCCTGCGCGTCGAGGTGCCGGGGCTGGCATCGGCGGTTTCGGACGAGACACGGCTGCCGTTCCGCGCGGTGCTGCAACTGCACAGCGTGAGCGATCCGGCCCTGGTCGCGGATGCCTCCGCCGTCTGGGCCGGATCCTCGAGCTTCGGCCCGCGTGCGCGGATGGACGCCTTGCTCGCGCTGCGCCGCGCGGCCCGGGCCTGGGCCCCGCTGACTCCCCTGCTCGCCGCAGCCGTGCCGGACGCCGTCGAGCTCGCCGACGAGGAAGTGGCCGAGCTCCTCGGCGAAGCCGCGCGCACGCTGGCGTTCGCCGGTGTCGACGTGCACTGGCCGAAGGAGCTGGCACGGAAGTTGACGGCACGGGCAGTCATCGGCCCGCCGGACGAGGAAGAGGGTCCTGGCAAGCCCTCGTCGGACGCGCCCTCGTTCCTGTCCGCGGACGCGCTGCTTGCCTTCAACTGGTGGTTCGCGCTGGGCGATCAGCAGCTCACCCGCCAGGAGCTGGACCTGCTGGCCGAGGCGAACCGGCCTATGGTCCGGCTGCGCGACCAATGGGTCCTCGTCGACCCGCGGGAGGTGAAGCGCGCCCAGGCACAGCAGGACCGCAAGGTCACGCCCGTCGACGCGCTGAGCGCCGCGCTGACGGGCTCAACGGAGGTCGACGGCCGCCGGGTCGAGGTACGTCCCACGGGCTGGCTGGCGGCCCTGCGGGAGCGGCTGGCGGACCCGGAGGGGCAGGAGCCGGTCGGGCAGCCCGCCGCGCTCCACGCGACGCTGCGGGACTACCAGGCGCGGGGCCTCAACTGGCTGGCCCGCATGACCTCTTTGGGACTGGGCGGCTGTCTGGCCGACGACATGGGCCTGGGCAAGACGATCACGCTGATCGCCCTGCATCTGCACCGGCAGACCGACCAGTCCGCCGCGGGCCCCACGCTCGTGGTCTGCCCGGCCTCCCTGATGGGCAACTGGCAGCGCGAGATCGAGAAGTTCGCTCCCGGCACCCCCGTACGCCGCTTCCACGGCTCGCGGCGCAGCCTGGAGGACGTGGCCGGCTGCGAGTTCGTGCTCACGACGTACGGCACGATGCGGCTCGACGCGCCGCGGCTCGACGAGATGGCATGGGGCATGGTGGTCGCGGACGAGGCCCAGCACGTGAAGAACCCCTACTCGGCGACGGCGCGGGCGCTGCGCACCATCGGCGCACGCGCGCGCGTGGCGCTCACCGGCACCCCGGTGGAGAACAACCTCTCGGAGCTGTGGGCGATCCTCGACTGGACGACACCGGGTCTGCTCGGCAGGCTCGGCACGTTCCGCACCCGCTACGCGCAAGCCGTCGAGGGCGGCCAGGATCCCGCGGCGGCCGAGCGGCTCGCCCAGCTCGTACGACCGTTCCTGCTGCGCCGCCGCAAGTCGGATCCGGGCATCGCGCCCGAGCTGCCGCCGAAGACGGAGACCGACCGTGCCGTGTCGCTGACCAAGGAGCAAGCGGGCCTTTACGAGGCCATGGTGCGCGAGACCCTCACGGAGATCTCGGGCGCGGACAGCATGGCGCGGCGCGGCCTGATCGTGAAACTGCTCACCGGGCTGAAGCAGATCTGCAACCACCCGGCTCAGTTCCTCAAGGAGGACCGGCCGAAGATCCCGGGCCGGTCCGGGAAGCTGGAGCTGCTGGACGAACTGCTCGATACGATCCTCTCCGAGGGAGCGAGCGTTCTGGTCTTCACGCAGTACGTGCGGATGGCGCGCCTCATCGAGCGTCACCTGGCGGCACGCGGCGTGTCGACGCAGTTCCTGCACGGAGGGACGCCCATCAACCAGCGCGAGGCGATGGTGCAGCGCTTCCAGGAGGGCGAAATCCCCGTCTTCTTGCTGTCGTTGAAGGCCGCGGGCACGGGACTGAACCTGACACGGGCCGAACACGTCGTGCACTACGACCGCTGGTGGAATCCGGCCGTCGAGGCACAGGCCACGGACCGCGCGTACCGCATCGGGCAGAGCCGGCCCGTCCAGGTGCATCGGCTCATCGCCGAGGGGACCATCGAGGACCGTATCGCCGACATGCTGCGGCGCAAGCAGCAGTTGGCCGACGCCGTCCTGGGCGCCGGTGAGGCGGCGCTCACGGAGCTGACCGACGCGGAACTGGCCGACCTGGTGGAGCTTCGAGGGGGCGCACGATGA
- a CDS encoding esterase-like activity of phytase family protein, with amino-acid sequence MSPHAVGRRRVHRSVAAGVPLAVLAALVVSGTASAAGDPSQPRVTRTATLADIPLGVFSNALLPGTVADDRGVDLGGIGSDIYPAGRKGEFWTVTDRGPNGQIKVDGKKRRTFPVPGFDPAIVKIRVSGDTVQVLEAIPITTSSGKPVTGLPNQAGRDEAPYSYDAQTPLTYNANGVDTEGIVRAEDGTFWLVDEYGPSLIHVSARGKVLTRYVPKGLNLTGTDYPVVEALPAILLHRKINRGFEGLTQLPGGDLVMALQSPLSLPDGDAGDASRTTRLLRFSPKKRAVTAEYAYRFDPVNVVDPSEDDTSELKISSVVAVGHDRLLVEERTDKAARLQLVKLTRDADILGDAWDTDTTSPSLEQVDDPAAVGVPVLRKRLVVDLGTVEGVPGKIEGVARVDHDTLALINDNDFGMTDGAGAFDAQGRLVDSGIETTVTYVRLPRGI; translated from the coding sequence ATGTCCCCGCATGCTGTCGGCCGGCGCCGTGTCCACCGATCCGTCGCCGCGGGTGTGCCGCTCGCCGTGCTGGCCGCCCTCGTGGTGTCCGGCACCGCGAGCGCGGCGGGCGACCCGTCGCAGCCGCGCGTGACGCGCACCGCGACGCTCGCCGACATCCCGCTTGGTGTGTTCAGCAACGCACTGCTGCCGGGGACGGTGGCCGACGACCGGGGCGTGGACCTCGGCGGAATCGGCAGTGACATCTATCCGGCCGGGCGCAAGGGCGAGTTCTGGACGGTCACCGACCGCGGGCCAAACGGCCAGATCAAGGTGGACGGCAAGAAGCGGCGGACCTTCCCGGTGCCGGGCTTCGACCCGGCGATCGTGAAGATCCGGGTGTCCGGTGACACGGTGCAGGTCCTCGAAGCGATACCGATCACCACATCCTCGGGGAAGCCCGTCACCGGGCTGCCCAACCAGGCGGGGCGCGACGAAGCGCCGTACTCCTATGACGCGCAGACCCCGCTCACGTACAACGCGAACGGTGTGGACACCGAGGGCATCGTGCGGGCCGAGGACGGCACCTTCTGGCTTGTCGACGAGTACGGTCCTTCGCTGATCCATGTCTCCGCGCGCGGGAAGGTGCTCACGCGGTATGTGCCCAAGGGGCTGAACCTGACGGGGACGGACTACCCGGTGGTCGAGGCGCTGCCAGCCATCCTGCTGCACCGGAAGATCAACCGTGGTTTCGAAGGGCTCACCCAACTCCCGGGCGGCGACCTGGTGATGGCCCTGCAGAGCCCGCTCTCGCTGCCGGACGGGGACGCGGGAGACGCCTCGCGCACGACGCGGCTGCTGCGCTTCTCGCCCAAGAAACGGGCCGTGACGGCCGAGTACGCGTACCGCTTCGACCCGGTGAACGTGGTCGACCCCAGCGAGGACGACACATCCGAGCTGAAGATCTCCTCCGTGGTGGCCGTCGGCCATGACCGGTTGCTCGTCGAGGAGCGCACCGACAAGGCCGCCCGCCTGCAGCTGGTGAAGCTCACGCGTGACGCGGACATCCTCGGCGACGCGTGGGACACCGACACGACGTCCCCCTCTCTGGAACAGGTCGACGACCCGGCAGCTGTCGGCGTTCCGGTCCTGCGCAAGCGCCTGGTCGTGGACCTTGGAACGGTCGAAGGGGTGCCCGGCAAGATCGAGGGCGTCGCGCGCGTGGACCACGACACGCTCGCCCTCATCAACGACAACGACTTCGGGATGACCGACGGGGCCGGCGCGTTCGACGCGCAGGGCCGACTGGTGGACAGCGGGATCGAGACGACGGTCACGTACGTGCGGCTGCCGCGCGGGATCTGA
- a CDS encoding oxygenase MpaB family protein — MKRYERLEQIRRMDPEKEASDIYRLTSAYEFPWDFTRALELALYRTYAVPSIGGLLAETAELTDRTQKRYDDTALLLDAIVEHGFDAEESRTAIRRINQMHRSYDISNEDMRYVLCTFVVMPKRWIEAYGWRRLSRHEIVASTVHYRTLGRHMGIKDVPETYEEFEACLDAYEEAHFGWDEGARRVSDATLDLMASWYPRPLAPLLRASTLALLDESLLQAFRYESPGATTRALVRRAVRARGRLVRLMPPRRAPHFARQNWEIKGYPDGYRVAELGTCPVPGVRGCPVSPATRVE, encoded by the coding sequence GTGAAGCGGTACGAGCGGCTCGAACAGATCCGGCGAATGGACCCGGAGAAGGAGGCGTCGGATATCTACCGGCTCACCTCCGCGTACGAATTCCCCTGGGACTTCACCCGCGCCCTGGAACTGGCCCTCTATCGCACCTACGCAGTCCCCAGCATCGGTGGGCTCCTCGCCGAGACGGCGGAACTCACGGACCGCACACAGAAGCGCTACGACGACACGGCGCTGCTCCTCGACGCCATCGTCGAGCACGGCTTCGACGCGGAGGAGAGCCGTACGGCGATCCGCCGCATCAACCAGATGCACCGCAGCTACGACATCAGCAACGAAGACATGCGTTACGTGCTCTGCACCTTCGTGGTGATGCCCAAGCGGTGGATCGAGGCCTACGGATGGCGCAGGCTCTCGCGCCACGAGATCGTCGCGTCCACTGTGCATTACCGCACCCTGGGGCGGCACATGGGCATCAAGGACGTTCCTGAGACCTACGAGGAGTTCGAGGCCTGTCTCGACGCCTACGAAGAGGCCCATTTCGGGTGGGACGAGGGTGCACGCCGGGTCTCCGACGCGACGCTGGACCTGATGGCCTCCTGGTACCCGCGTCCGCTCGCACCGCTGCTGCGTGCCTCGACCCTGGCCCTGCTCGACGAATCGCTGCTGCAAGCGTTCCGGTACGAGTCCCCGGGCGCGACCACACGCGCGCTGGTCCGCCGTGCGGTGCGGGCACGTGGCCGGCTGGTCCGACTGATGCCGCCGCGCCGTGCCCCGCACTTCGCGAGGCAGAACTGGGAGATCAAGGGCTACCCGGACGGCTACCGCGTCGCAGAGCTGGGCACCTGTCCGGTGCCCGGGGTGCGGGGCTGCCCTGTCTCACCGGCCACCCGCGTCGAGTGA